A genomic region of Gemmata massiliana contains the following coding sequences:
- a CDS encoding two-component regulator propeller domain-containing protein has translation MFTRFHHALAALSLLSACASGQDKQPAEKGAKGEVVTELGKSVMYVMQAKNDTYWFGSNDRGAYRYDGKSLVNFTTKDGLVSNQIRGVQEDKSGNVYFATYEGISRFDGRAFTTLAASEKADPKEWNSDRTICGSWGRRISTWSSGTTAIRCTVWRCRRRRSATSDSNDSRGPSSRMRDRALTTLTPS, from the coding sequence ATGTTCACCCGATTCCATCACGCCTTGGCGGCCCTGTCACTTCTCTCTGCTTGCGCGAGCGGACAGGACAAGCAACCGGCGGAGAAGGGCGCGAAGGGCGAGGTCGTCACGGAACTGGGCAAGAGCGTGATGTACGTCATGCAGGCGAAGAACGACACCTACTGGTTCGGGAGCAACGACCGGGGCGCGTACCGCTACGACGGGAAGTCACTGGTCAATTTCACGACGAAGGACGGCTTGGTCAGCAATCAAATCCGGGGCGTGCAGGAAGACAAGTCGGGGAACGTCTACTTCGCCACCTACGAGGGTATCAGCCGGTTCGACGGGCGGGCGTTCACGACCCTGGCCGCTTCGGAAAAGGCGGACCCGAAGGAATGGAACTCCGATCGGACGATCTGTGGTTCGTGGGGCCGCAGGATTTCGACGTGGTCTTCCGGTACGACGGCCATTCGTTGCACCGTCTGGCGCTGCCGAAGACGAAGATCGGCGACGAGTGACTCGAACGATTCCCGCGGTCCAAGTTCCCGAATGCGAGATCGAGCCCTTACGACGCTTACACCATCGTGA
- a CDS encoding amidohydrolase family protein produces the protein MSNNPLPDFNATGQDFGRREHLGYSGPPIIDIHAHVMMTRSDETAERVPNAAELMLATAAEFGIGRTYSMCPPQDIVPLRERLGAAIAFNGMISKKPDEPDDAAYRTLDQFLQAGIAIVKLWAAPRGRDRGLVLDAPWRIEALRRARAAGIRVVMVHVGDPDAWWTHTYQDVTKFGTKADQYPPLRKMIELFPDLTWIGAHMGGDPEHPDHLERLLEEFPQLHFDTSATKWQVREVSGHRDAIRSLVCRYPDRFLFGSDLVTGHAHVREHYVSRYWCQRTLWESAWTGPSPIHDPDYAPGEGEGPRPTLHGLDLPGDVLAKVYSGNVRRILG, from the coding sequence ATGAGCAACAATCCGCTCCCTGACTTCAACGCGACCGGACAGGACTTCGGCCGTCGGGAACACCTCGGGTATTCCGGTCCGCCCATTATTGACATTCACGCTCACGTCATGATGACCCGGTCGGACGAGACGGCCGAAAGGGTACCGAACGCGGCGGAGTTGATGCTCGCGACGGCCGCCGAGTTCGGGATCGGGCGGACGTACAGCATGTGCCCGCCGCAGGACATCGTGCCGCTCCGCGAGCGCCTGGGAGCGGCCATTGCCTTCAACGGGATGATTTCAAAGAAGCCGGACGAACCCGACGACGCCGCATACCGGACGCTGGACCAGTTCCTCCAGGCCGGGATCGCGATCGTCAAGCTCTGGGCGGCGCCGCGCGGCCGGGACCGCGGCTTGGTGCTCGATGCGCCGTGGCGGATCGAGGCACTGAGGCGCGCTCGCGCGGCCGGTATTCGCGTCGTCATGGTCCACGTCGGTGATCCCGACGCTTGGTGGACGCACACGTACCAGGACGTGACGAAATTCGGCACGAAGGCCGATCAGTACCCACCGCTCCGCAAGATGATCGAGCTGTTCCCGGATCTGACGTGGATCGGCGCGCACATGGGCGGCGACCCGGAGCACCCCGATCATCTCGAGCGGTTGCTCGAGGAGTTCCCCCAACTCCATTTCGACACCAGCGCGACGAAGTGGCAGGTGCGCGAGGTTTCGGGCCACCGCGATGCCATTCGTTCGCTCGTGTGCCGGTACCCGGATCGGTTCCTGTTCGGGTCCGATCTGGTCACCGGGCACGCGCACGTCCGCGAGCACTACGTCAGCCGGTACTGGTGCCAGCGCACCTTGTGGGAAAGCGCGTGGACGGGGCCGAGCCCTATTCACGATCCGGATTACGCTCCGGGTGAAGGGGAAGGGCCTCGTCCCACGCTACACGGGCTGGACCTTCCGGGCGACGTTTTAGCGAAGGTCTATTCCGGAAACGTGCGGCGCATCCTGGGCTAG
- a CDS encoding HAD family hydrolase — translation MSLSPDELRELAKFVLLTRPDEIGCDDWLGYAPGYAELVASRQPVPEPLQKAAEHLDLCPECAEEFRALLEALKEDEVS, via the coding sequence ATGAGCCTGTCCCCGGATGAGCTTCGCGAGCTCGCCAAGTTCGTGTTGCTGACGCGCCCGGACGAGATCGGCTGCGACGATTGGCTCGGGTACGCGCCGGGTTACGCCGAACTCGTTGCCAGCCGCCAGCCGGTCCCGGAGCCGCTTCAGAAGGCGGCCGAGCACCTCGATTTGTGCCCGGAGTGCGCCGAGGAGTTCCGGGCGCTACTTGAGGCGTTGAAGGAGGACGAGGTTTCGTGA
- a CDS encoding DNA alkylation repair protein encodes MPKKPTAKIPKSAKTAPTLEQALDQLKSLGNEATRKHNTKWGAGDNQFGVKHGDIRALAKTIGSSPELATALWETGNVDAQLLAILLFNPKVPSADEVDRLVRSVSFAHVADWLHSNVVKPHPDKDALRQKWMADDNRWAARAGWQLTAGRVAKDPDGLDLAALLNRIESEMGIADPVVQWTMNAALAEIGIHFPEHRERAITVGEKLGVFRDYPCSKGCTSPFAPIWINEMVTRRGD; translated from the coding sequence GTGCCAAAGAAGCCGACCGCCAAGATACCGAAGAGCGCCAAGACCGCCCCGACGCTGGAACAGGCCCTTGACCAATTGAAGTCGCTGGGTAACGAGGCGACGCGGAAGCACAACACCAAGTGGGGTGCCGGGGATAACCAATTCGGCGTCAAACACGGCGACATCCGGGCACTGGCGAAGACGATCGGCTCCTCCCCCGAATTGGCCACGGCCCTGTGGGAGACCGGGAACGTCGACGCCCAGCTCCTTGCAATCCTCCTGTTCAACCCGAAGGTGCCATCGGCCGACGAGGTGGACCGGTTGGTGCGGTCCGTCAGCTTCGCGCACGTCGCGGACTGGCTCCACTCCAATGTCGTCAAGCCGCACCCCGATAAGGACGCGCTTCGCCAGAAGTGGATGGCCGACGACAACCGGTGGGCGGCCCGCGCCGGGTGGCAACTGACGGCCGGTCGAGTCGCTAAAGACCCCGATGGACTCGACCTTGCCGCGTTACTGAACCGTATCGAGTCCGAGATGGGGATTGCCGATCCCGTCGTGCAGTGGACGATGAACGCCGCCCTCGCAGAAATCGGCATCCACTTCCCCGAGCACCGCGAGCGGGCCATCACCGTCGGCGAGAAGCTAGGCGTCTTTCGGGATTACCCGTGCTCGAAGGGCTGCACCTCTCCCTTTGCCCCGATCTGGATCAACGAGATGGTGACACGGCGGGGTGACTGA
- a CDS encoding RNA polymerase sigma factor, translating to MKVLGGLATFRGDSRFTTWAVTIAVRVAFTELRRARWRDVSLDRLVEDVPTRTPAAPPDDALSTDARQMVLAEMHRVIETGLTDRQRQALVAEFKGMPQAEIAAQMGLTRNALYKLTHDARQNLKRGLEAAGIDGDEVREAFDL from the coding sequence GTGAAGGTTCTCGGCGGCCTTGCCACGTTTCGCGGCGACAGCCGGTTCACCACTTGGGCCGTCACCATCGCGGTGCGGGTGGCGTTCACCGAACTGCGCCGGGCGCGGTGGCGGGACGTGTCTCTCGATCGGCTGGTTGAGGACGTTCCCACGCGAACCCCGGCCGCCCCGCCGGACGATGCCCTGTCAACGGATGCGCGACAGATGGTACTCGCCGAGATGCACCGGGTGATCGAGACCGGACTGACCGATCGGCAGCGACAGGCGCTGGTGGCCGAGTTCAAAGGGATGCCGCAGGCCGAGATCGCCGCCCAGATGGGGCTGACGCGGAACGCGCTGTACAAACTGACCCACGACGCCCGGCAGAACCTGAAGCGCGGCCTCGAAGCGGCGGGAATCGACGGGGACGAGGTAAGGGAAGCGTTCGACTTGTAG
- a CDS encoding carbohydrate porin, giving the protein MRADFRQVVIAFVGLLFSGAFAIGQYLPTVTPIPNSVPVQESQAPAQGTTAPATPEPAGNVAAEPAPPTNPYAGDLFSRARLTGDWWGARSALANRGLTFDLFATQFYQGVAAGGNERSWEYGGKLDYLFNVDGQKLGLWKGFFLNMHTETRYGTDVNGIDGLIAPSNIAMNFPDSTTSITSITGLKLTQALSENFAIYAGKINTLDEYPLRYSPGLGTNKPGLEGFQNTSLVFNPIVARTIPYAAAGVGFAVLKDLEPVFTFTVFDPEERATSGLQNLYDRGVVLVPDLVLRTKFLDRPGSYNFGGTYSTAKYRSFDPAAYLNIPFLRSLVARNPVTPLETGSWSVYANFYQSIWVDELDEKRNWGLFGQFGISDGNPNPVRFVANGGIGGRSMIPGRKLDTFGVGYYYLGLSDNFKALARPFAPQRDEHGVELFYNYAITPWCRLTYDFQVATPSTINVNTTITTGLRLQILF; this is encoded by the coding sequence ATGCGCGCCGACTTCCGGCAGGTCGTGATTGCATTTGTGGGGCTGTTGTTCTCCGGCGCGTTCGCGATCGGACAGTATCTCCCGACGGTAACACCCATTCCGAACTCAGTGCCGGTTCAGGAGTCGCAGGCGCCGGCGCAGGGCACAACGGCGCCTGCGACTCCTGAACCGGCGGGAAACGTGGCCGCCGAGCCTGCCCCTCCGACGAACCCGTATGCCGGCGACCTCTTCTCCCGGGCGCGGCTGACCGGGGATTGGTGGGGGGCACGCTCGGCGTTAGCCAACCGCGGGCTCACCTTCGACCTATTCGCCACGCAGTTTTATCAAGGGGTTGCGGCCGGGGGAAACGAGCGCTCGTGGGAGTACGGGGGGAAGCTCGATTACCTGTTCAACGTGGACGGACAGAAGCTCGGGCTGTGGAAGGGGTTCTTCCTGAACATGCACACGGAAACCCGGTACGGCACCGACGTCAACGGGATCGACGGGCTCATCGCGCCCAGCAACATCGCGATGAACTTCCCCGACTCGACAACGAGTATCACCTCGATCACCGGGCTGAAGCTCACACAAGCTCTCAGCGAGAACTTCGCGATTTACGCGGGCAAGATCAACACGCTCGACGAGTACCCGCTGCGCTACAGCCCGGGCCTGGGGACTAACAAGCCGGGCCTCGAAGGGTTCCAGAACACCTCGCTCGTGTTCAACCCGATCGTGGCCCGGACGATCCCGTATGCCGCCGCCGGGGTCGGGTTCGCGGTGCTCAAGGATCTCGAACCCGTGTTCACGTTTACGGTGTTCGACCCGGAGGAGCGGGCGACCAGCGGGCTGCAAAACCTGTACGACCGCGGGGTCGTCCTGGTGCCCGATCTGGTGCTGCGCACGAAGTTCCTGGACCGGCCCGGTTCGTATAACTTCGGGGGGACGTACAGCACCGCGAAGTACCGCTCGTTCGACCCGGCCGCGTACCTGAACATCCCGTTCCTGCGGTCCCTGGTGGCGCGCAACCCGGTCACCCCGCTCGAAACGGGTTCGTGGTCCGTGTACGCCAACTTCTACCAATCGATTTGGGTGGACGAGTTGGACGAGAAGCGGAACTGGGGGCTGTTCGGGCAGTTCGGGATCTCGGACGGTAACCCGAACCCGGTCCGGTTCGTGGCCAACGGGGGGATCGGCGGGCGCAGCATGATCCCCGGGCGCAAGTTGGACACGTTCGGGGTCGGGTACTACTACCTGGGGCTGAGCGACAACTTCAAGGCCCTCGCCCGCCCGTTCGCCCCGCAGCGGGACGAGCACGGGGTGGAACTGTTCTATAACTACGCGATCACCCCGTGGTGCCGGTTGACCTACGACTTCCAGGTCGCCACCCCGAGCACGATCAACGTGAACACCACGATCACGACCGGGCTGCGGCTCCAGATCCTGTTCTGA
- a CDS encoding type 1 glutamine amidotransferase family protein codes for MLQELGHAVGLVGPVHKRYKDRAFMDRPKDTMKVADADVSRYDAIYMTGGHDVCFDFRSADLAKLDEARNVLRRHSGFDRSAWAAVRADRANSFAEGSFRTEDGQVIQLKKEHLKTEKETVNKGEVKVRK; via the coding sequence ATGCTCCAGGAGCTTGGCCACGCCGTCGGCCTCGTCGGTCCGGTCCACAAGCGGTACAAAGACCGGGCGTTCATGGATCGGCCGAAGGACACGATGAAGGTCGCGGACGCCGACGTGTCCCGATACGACGCGATCTACATGACCGGCGGCCACGATGTGTGCTTCGACTTCCGGAGCGCGGACCTCGCGAAACTGGACGAGGCGCGCAACGTCCTGCGCCGGCACAGCGGGTTCGATCGCAGCGCCTGGGCGGCTGTTCGTGCGGACCGGGCGAACAGCTTTGCCGAAGGGTCGTTCCGGACCGAAGACGGGCAGGTGATTCAGCTCAAGAAAGAGCACCTCAAGACCGAGAAGGAGACCGTCAACAAGGGCGAGGTGAAGGTCCGCAAGTAG
- a CDS encoding winged helix-turn-helix transcriptional regulator — translation MKRLLGSTSTKTLTERLRLLESEGWIHRHYEPAVPPQVTYSLTEKVMERRGTQGTGGDC, via the coding sequence TTGAAGCGGCTGCTGGGCTCGACCTCGACGAAGACGCTGACCGAGCGGTTGCGGCTATTGGAGAGCGAGGGGTGGATCCACCGGCATTACGAGCCGGCCGTCCCGCCGCAGGTGACGTATTCGCTCACGGAAAAGGTGATGGAGCGACGGGGTACTCAAGGAACTGGTGGTGATTGCTGA
- a CDS encoding DUF899 domain-containing protein has product MKPGFPEVVDQATWQKHLDAITVKEKAVTKTLDALAAERRRLPMVRIDTPYTFDSPKGRVTLLDLFEGRTQLIVYHFMFAPSVGGWPTAGCVGCSLQIDQIGHLAHLHARDTSFTAVSLAPLENIEMYKKRMGWAVPWVSSANNTFNKDFGLTTDKGEDHGLSVFIRDGDAMYRTYFTHARGTESIGTVWSLLDVTPLGRQEKWQDTPEGRLQGEPYTWWRRHDEYGKAPGCGCS; this is encoded by the coding sequence ATGAAGCCCGGATTTCCCGAAGTCGTCGACCAGGCGACCTGGCAGAAGCACCTCGACGCCATCACGGTCAAGGAGAAGGCGGTCACAAAAACCCTCGACGCTTTGGCCGCCGAACGCCGCCGGCTGCCGATGGTCCGCATCGACACCCCGTACACGTTCGACTCCCCGAAGGGCCGGGTGACTCTACTCGACCTGTTCGAGGGCCGAACACAACTCATCGTGTACCACTTTATGTTCGCCCCGTCCGTTGGCGGCTGGCCCACGGCGGGGTGCGTCGGGTGCTCGCTCCAGATCGACCAGATCGGGCACCTCGCCCACCTACACGCCCGGGACACCTCCTTCACCGCCGTCTCCCTCGCGCCCCTGGAGAATATCGAGATGTACAAGAAGCGAATGGGGTGGGCCGTTCCCTGGGTGTCGTCGGCCAACAACACCTTCAATAAGGACTTCGGGTTAACTACCGATAAGGGCGAGGATCACGGACTAAGTGTGTTCATCCGGGACGGAGACGCGATGTACCGCACGTACTTCACCCACGCCCGTGGCACCGAATCCATCGGGACCGTGTGGTCGTTGCTCGACGTGACCCCGCTCGGGCGCCAGGAGAAGTGGCAGGACACCCCGGAAGGACGGCTGCAGGGCGAGCCGTACACGTGGTGGCGTCGGCACGACGAGTATGGCAAGGCTCCGGGCTGCGGGTGCTCGTGA
- a CDS encoding aldo/keto reductase, translated as MQRREFIGAVTAAAAVLTAKGDEPKDKHPKETRRGDMLYRQLGSTKEDVSAVGLGGHHIGRQKDEKDSIAIIRAAIGAGITFMDNCWDYHDGGSEIRMGKALKDGYRKKVFLMTKIDGRTKKAAADQINESLKRLQTDVIDLVQHHEIIRMEDPNRIFVAGGAQEAVEAAKKAGKIRYIGFTGHKDPLVHLRMLEVAKEHGFKFDTAQMPLNVLDAHFRSFEKQVVPVLLKEGVGVLGMKALGDGLVLKSKTATPVECLQYALSLPTSVVITGIDSMAILKQALDVAKTFKPLTKKETTDLLAKTKQAAMKGEFERFKTTNAFDGTAKNPSWLGEHDKGPG; from the coding sequence ATGCAACGACGCGAGTTCATTGGTGCGGTTACCGCCGCCGCAGCCGTACTGACCGCCAAAGGGGATGAGCCCAAAGACAAGCACCCGAAGGAGACCCGGCGCGGGGACATGCTGTACCGGCAGCTCGGGAGCACCAAGGAGGACGTGTCGGCCGTCGGGTTGGGCGGGCACCACATCGGCCGCCAGAAGGACGAGAAAGACTCGATCGCCATCATCCGGGCCGCGATCGGCGCGGGCATCACGTTCATGGACAACTGCTGGGACTACCACGACGGCGGGTCCGAGATCCGGATGGGCAAGGCCCTGAAGGACGGGTACCGCAAGAAAGTGTTCCTGATGACCAAGATCGACGGCCGGACCAAGAAGGCGGCCGCCGACCAGATCAACGAGTCACTCAAGCGGCTGCAGACGGACGTGATTGACCTAGTCCAGCACCACGAGATCATCCGCATGGAGGACCCCAACCGCATCTTCGTCGCTGGCGGCGCGCAGGAGGCGGTGGAGGCGGCGAAGAAGGCCGGGAAGATCCGGTACATCGGGTTCACCGGGCACAAGGATCCGCTCGTCCACCTGCGGATGCTGGAGGTGGCGAAGGAGCACGGGTTCAAGTTCGACACCGCGCAGATGCCCCTCAACGTGCTCGACGCGCACTTCCGCAGCTTCGAGAAGCAGGTCGTACCTGTACTTCTGAAAGAAGGCGTTGGCGTTTTGGGGATGAAGGCGCTGGGCGACGGGCTGGTGCTCAAGAGCAAGACCGCGACCCCAGTCGAGTGCCTCCAGTACGCCCTGAGCCTGCCGACCTCGGTGGTCATCACCGGCATCGACAGTATGGCGATCCTCAAACAGGCACTGGACGTGGCGAAGACCTTCAAACCGCTGACGAAGAAGGAAACAACGGACCTGCTCGCCAAGACGAAACAGGCGGCGATGAAGGGCGAGTTCGAGCGGTTCAAGACGACCAACGCGTTCGACGGGACGGCGAAGAACCCGAGCTGGCTGGGCGAACACGACAAGGGACCGGGGTAG
- a CDS encoding YkgB family protein translates to MTALTPNTSSTFTARLDHVLNSFGAKADALGGHALRYGLVLILVWIGGMKFTAYEAEGIRPFVENSPFFAWTYPVFGVRGMSSILGVTEILVGLLIAARPWLPRVSAVGSLLAVGMFLSTLSFLVTTPGTFVKDLGGFPAISVLGQFLIKDVALLAVSIWSFGEAARAARQ, encoded by the coding sequence ATGACCGCTCTCACCCCGAACACGTCCTCGACTTTCACCGCCCGGCTCGACCACGTCCTGAACAGCTTCGGTGCCAAGGCCGACGCTCTCGGAGGGCACGCGCTCCGCTACGGTCTGGTCTTGATCCTGGTGTGGATCGGCGGGATGAAATTTACCGCTTACGAGGCCGAAGGCATCCGCCCGTTCGTCGAGAACAGCCCGTTCTTCGCCTGGACGTACCCGGTGTTCGGCGTCCGGGGCATGTCGAGTATCCTCGGGGTTACCGAGATCCTGGTCGGGCTGTTAATCGCGGCCCGCCCGTGGCTCCCTCGCGTGTCCGCCGTCGGCAGCCTGCTCGCCGTCGGGATGTTCCTGAGCACCTTGAGTTTCCTCGTGACCACGCCGGGCACGTTCGTCAAAGACCTCGGCGGGTTCCCGGCCATCAGCGTGCTCGGCCAGTTCCTCATCAAGGATGTCGCGCTGCTCGCGGTCTCGATCTGGTCGTTCGGCGAGGCGGCACGTGCGGCTCGCCAGTAA
- a CDS encoding glucose 1-dehydrogenase, whose translation MAKKLAGKVAVVTGASKGIGAEIARHLAAEEALVVVNYASSKEGADKVVADITAKGGKAVAVKGDVSKKADAEAIIDAAVKNYGRLDVLVNNSGVYEFAPIEQITEEHFHRQFNINVLGLLLITQAAAKHLKEGGSVINIGSGVSRVTPPNTAVYTATKGAVDAITGVLAKELGPKKIRVNSINPGLVDTEGVRTLGVIGSEMEAGFVAQTPLGRAGRPGDIASVAVFLASDDAGWLTGETLLAAGGMR comes from the coding sequence ATGGCGAAGAAACTTGCGGGCAAAGTGGCGGTGGTGACGGGCGCCTCAAAGGGCATTGGGGCCGAGATCGCCCGCCACCTCGCTGCCGAAGAGGCCTTGGTGGTTGTCAACTACGCCTCCAGCAAGGAAGGCGCCGACAAGGTGGTGGCCGACATCACCGCGAAGGGCGGCAAGGCCGTGGCTGTGAAAGGTGACGTGTCGAAGAAGGCCGACGCGGAAGCCATCATCGACGCTGCGGTCAAGAACTACGGCCGGCTCGACGTGTTAGTGAACAACTCCGGGGTGTACGAGTTCGCCCCGATCGAGCAGATCACCGAGGAGCACTTCCACCGCCAGTTCAACATCAACGTCCTCGGGCTCCTGCTCATCACTCAAGCAGCCGCCAAGCACCTGAAAGAAGGCGGTAGCGTCATCAACATCGGGTCCGGGGTCAGCCGCGTCACCCCGCCGAACACGGCCGTGTATACCGCGACCAAGGGGGCAGTGGACGCCATCACCGGGGTGCTGGCCAAGGAACTCGGGCCGAAGAAGATCCGTGTGAACTCGATCAACCCGGGTCTGGTCGATACCGAAGGGGTGCGGACGCTGGGTGTGATCGGTTCGGAGATGGAAGCCGGGTTCGTCGCCCAGACCCCGCTCGGCCGCGCCGGTCGGCCCGGGGACATCGCCTCCGTCGCCGTGTTCCTCGCTTCGGACGACGCCGGGTGGCTGACCGGTGAGACCCTCTTGGCCGCTGGCGGCATGCGGTAA
- a CDS encoding sigma-70 family RNA polymerase sigma factor — MLVWRHGAMVWGACRRVLDPDRAAAEDACQAAFVALAEHAARLRVRPALAAWLHRVAVRAAFDLSAARRSAHRLSAAHPDAPDRRPGPFREACAREVRALLDSGLNRLPDKLRLPFVLCELEGRTNAEAAAELGCPVGTVESRLTRARQRLRAWLTARGVVPASAGAAVALPESARAAMVRAARPAALSPTVRALAARATPAVVSANLRVALAVGLSVVCTVGLVLTANEPARTPPALTRHADTMPLPATAREGDQVPLPAGAVARLGSPHLRHGGWVYDICFSADGARIASTGSDGTVCVWDGATGKRLFIVRRKEGGFNRVAFAPGARSWPQGRAHR, encoded by the coding sequence TTGCTCGTGTGGCGCCACGGGGCGATGGTGTGGGGCGCGTGCCGGCGGGTACTCGATCCCGACCGCGCCGCCGCCGAGGATGCGTGCCAAGCCGCGTTCGTTGCCCTCGCCGAGCACGCCGCCCGGCTCCGGGTCCGGCCCGCCCTCGCCGCCTGGCTCCACCGCGTCGCGGTGCGCGCCGCGTTCGATCTGAGTGCCGCGCGCCGGTCCGCGCACCGGTTGTCGGCCGCTCACCCCGATGCGCCCGACCGCCGACCGGGGCCGTTCCGCGAGGCGTGCGCGCGCGAGGTCCGCGCGCTGCTCGATTCCGGGCTGAACCGGCTCCCGGACAAGCTCCGGCTGCCGTTTGTGCTGTGCGAACTCGAGGGCCGGACCAACGCCGAGGCCGCCGCGGAATTAGGGTGCCCGGTCGGGACGGTCGAGTCGCGCCTCACGCGCGCCCGGCAACGGCTCCGCGCCTGGCTCACGGCCCGCGGGGTGGTGCCGGCGAGCGCGGGAGCCGCGGTCGCGCTGCCAGAATCGGCGCGGGCCGCGATGGTACGGGCCGCGCGCCCCGCCGCCCTCTCCCCGACCGTGCGAGCGCTAGCCGCGCGTGCGACCCCTGCCGTTGTTTCTGCGAACCTGCGCGTCGCGCTCGCGGTAGGGCTGTCAGTTGTCTGCACGGTCGGCTTGGTGCTCACGGCAAACGAACCGGCCCGAACGCCCCCGGCACTCACGCGGCACGCGGACACAATGCCGCTCCCCGCGACGGCACGAGAGGGCGACCAGGTTCCGCTCCCCGCGGGCGCGGTCGCGAGACTCGGTTCGCCCCACCTGCGGCACGGCGGGTGGGTGTACGACATCTGCTTCTCGGCCGACGGGGCGCGGATCGCCTCCACCGGGTCCGACGGCACGGTGTGCGTGTGGGACGGGGCGACTGGGAAGCGCCTTTTCATCGTGCGGCGGAAGGAGGGCGGGTTCAACCGCGTCGCGTTCGCCCCCGGGGCAAGATCGTGGCCGCAGGGCAGAGCCCACAGATGA
- a CDS encoding formylglycine-generating enzyme family protein, protein MTRFHVCFLAVLVFRSCLQADEPKAGTEKEVAGIKLCWCPPGKFVMGSPEKEPDHRGDEKQVEVTLTRGFWTAKYETTQGQWKKVVGKLPGKATEELPENDDLPVGDVNFARAEEFCAKLTETGKKDGTLPKGWAFRLPTEAQWEYACRAGTTTATSFGNKLSTKQANFKNVPYNGAEEGPSLGKAVKVGSYPANAWGLHDMHGNTFEWCRDWYHVKLPGGKDPDLYDAKETTPMNRNGSVSRVRRGGAWTDEGKYLRSALRLRFEPERGYDHIGFRVVLVQP, encoded by the coding sequence ATGACCCGCTTCCACGTTTGCTTCCTCGCCGTACTGGTGTTCCGCTCGTGCCTTCAGGCCGACGAGCCGAAGGCGGGCACCGAGAAGGAGGTCGCCGGCATCAAGCTGTGCTGGTGCCCGCCGGGGAAGTTCGTGATGGGCAGCCCCGAGAAGGAGCCTGACCACCGGGGGGATGAGAAGCAGGTCGAGGTGACGCTGACCAGGGGCTTTTGGACGGCGAAGTACGAGACGACGCAGGGCCAGTGGAAGAAGGTGGTGGGTAAGTTGCCAGGTAAAGCGACTGAGGAGCTGCCTGAAAACGACGACCTGCCCGTTGGCGACGTGAACTTTGCCCGAGCCGAGGAATTCTGTGCGAAGCTCACCGAGACCGGCAAAAAGGACGGGACGCTGCCAAAGGGCTGGGCGTTCCGGCTCCCGACAGAAGCCCAGTGGGAGTACGCGTGCCGTGCCGGAACGACGACCGCTACGTCGTTCGGCAACAAGCTCAGCACCAAACAGGCGAACTTCAAGAACGTGCCGTACAACGGTGCCGAGGAAGGCCCGTCACTCGGGAAGGCCGTGAAGGTCGGCAGCTACCCGGCGAATGCTTGGGGACTGCACGACATGCACGGGAACACCTTCGAGTGGTGCCGGGACTGGTATCACGTCAAGCTTCCGGGGGGAAAAGACCCCGACCTGTACGACGCGAAGGAGACGACCCCGATGAACCGGAATGGGTCCGTGTCACGGGTTCGTCGCGGTGGGGCCTGGACCGACGAGGGCAAGTACCTGCGGTCGGCGCTCCGGCTGCGGTTCGAGCCGGAACGGGGGTACGACCACATCGGGTTCCGGGTGGTTCTGGTTCAGCCGTGA
- a CDS encoding zinc ribbon domain-containing protein encodes MTPFERPDRCCPKCSHKGYMFRARKSVEVPEGKFVETKYRCRSCSHEWRERIPAPPESKGAEDAA; translated from the coding sequence ATGACCCCGTTTGAGCGCCCCGACCGCTGTTGCCCGAAGTGCTCGCACAAAGGTTACATGTTCCGGGCGAGGAAGAGCGTCGAGGTTCCAGAGGGGAAGTTCGTCGAGACGAAATACCGGTGCCGGTCCTGTTCGCACGAATGGCGGGAGCGCATCCCGGCCCCGCCCGAGTCCAAGGGAGCCGAAGACGCGGCGTGA